In the genome of Nocardiopsis composta, one region contains:
- the der gene encoding ribosome biogenesis GTPase Der, with amino-acid sequence MSENSAAFEAEAAEGEEVAVKPVVAVVGRPNVGKSSLVNRVIGRREAVVEDVPGVTRDRVAYDASWQGRAFTLVDTGGWETGAEGLAAMVARQAEYAAQTADVILFVVDATVGITDADAAVTRVLRSTRRPVVLAANKVDGELQEADALVLWNLGVGEPYPISALHGRGTGDLLDAVVAAFPEQADARAAAEEEGPRRIALVGRPNVGKSSLLNRLAGEDRVVVDSVAGTTRDAVDELIDLGGITWKFIDTAGIRRRFRQLQGADYYATVRTSAALERAEVAVVLMDVSEPLAEQDIRVVEQVVESGRALVLAFNKWDTLDEDRRYYLEKEIDRQLSRVSWAPRVNISAKTGRHVEKLVPAIETGLAGWDTRVPTGRLNSWLKELIAATPPPVRGGKQPKILFATQADTRPPHFVLFTTGFLEDNYRRFVERRLREEFGFEGTPVKVSMRIREKKGGTRASKGSVRKDWRR; translated from the coding sequence ATGAGTGAGAACAGCGCAGCCTTCGAGGCCGAGGCGGCCGAGGGCGAAGAGGTCGCCGTCAAGCCCGTCGTGGCGGTCGTCGGACGACCCAACGTCGGCAAGTCGTCGCTGGTCAACAGAGTCATCGGGCGCCGCGAGGCGGTCGTGGAGGACGTCCCGGGGGTCACCCGGGACCGGGTGGCCTACGACGCGTCCTGGCAGGGGCGGGCGTTCACGCTCGTCGACACCGGCGGCTGGGAGACCGGCGCGGAGGGCCTGGCGGCGATGGTCGCCCGGCAGGCGGAGTACGCGGCGCAGACCGCCGACGTCATCCTGTTCGTGGTGGACGCCACCGTCGGCATCACCGACGCCGACGCGGCCGTCACCCGGGTGCTGCGCTCCACCCGCCGCCCGGTGGTGCTGGCCGCCAACAAGGTCGACGGCGAGCTGCAGGAGGCCGACGCCCTGGTGCTGTGGAACCTGGGCGTGGGCGAGCCGTACCCGATCTCCGCGCTGCACGGCCGCGGCACCGGCGACCTGCTGGACGCGGTCGTCGCCGCCTTCCCGGAGCAGGCCGACGCGCGCGCGGCCGCCGAGGAGGAGGGGCCGCGCCGCATCGCCCTGGTCGGGCGGCCCAACGTCGGCAAGTCCAGCCTGCTGAACCGGCTCGCCGGGGAGGACCGGGTGGTCGTCGACTCGGTGGCCGGCACCACCCGGGACGCGGTCGACGAACTCATCGACCTGGGCGGCATCACCTGGAAGTTCATCGACACCGCGGGCATCCGGCGCCGGTTCCGCCAGCTCCAGGGCGCCGACTACTACGCGACCGTGCGCACCTCGGCGGCGCTGGAGCGGGCCGAGGTCGCGGTGGTGCTGATGGACGTCTCCGAGCCGCTGGCCGAGCAGGACATCCGGGTCGTGGAGCAGGTGGTGGAGTCCGGCCGGGCGCTGGTGCTCGCCTTCAACAAGTGGGACACGCTCGACGAGGACCGCCGCTACTACCTGGAGAAGGAGATCGACCGGCAGCTCTCCCGGGTCTCCTGGGCGCCCAGGGTGAACATCTCCGCCAAGACCGGCCGGCACGTGGAGAAGCTCGTCCCGGCGATCGAGACCGGCCTGGCCGGCTGGGACACCCGGGTGCCCACCGGGCGGCTGAACAGCTGGCTCAAGGAGCTGATCGCGGCCACCCCGCCGCCGGTGCGCGGCGGCAAGCAGCCCAAGATCCTCTTCGCCACCCAGGCCGACACCCGGCCGCCGCACTTCGTGCTGTTCACCACCGGGTTCCTGGAGGACAACTACCGGCGCTTCGTGGAGCGCCGGCTGCGCGAGGAGTTCGGCTTCGAGGGCACCCCGGTGAAGGTCAGCATGCGCATCCGGGAGAAGAAGGGCGGCACCCGGGCCTCCAAGGGCAGCGTCCGCAAGGACTGGCGCCGCTGA
- a CDS encoding DUF523 domain-containing protein, producing MRKVMVSACLMGRPVRYDGRAKTSEHPVLARWRAERRLVVFCPEVSGGLPVPRPPAEIAAGAGARAVLDGTAAIRTADGTDVTRYFTAGARAALAAAREHGVAVAVLKEGSPSCGLHRVYDGSFTGSTAPGPGVTARLLADAGIAVFTEDEIDAAAAHLRALEAQD from the coding sequence GTGCGCAAGGTCATGGTCAGCGCCTGCCTGATGGGGCGGCCGGTGCGCTACGACGGCCGGGCCAAGACCTCCGAGCACCCGGTGCTGGCGCGCTGGCGGGCCGAGCGGCGCCTGGTGGTGTTCTGCCCGGAGGTCTCCGGAGGCCTGCCGGTGCCGCGCCCGCCCGCGGAGATCGCCGCGGGCGCCGGCGCCCGCGCGGTCCTGGACGGCACCGCGGCCATCCGCACCGCGGACGGCACCGACGTCACCCGGTACTTCACCGCCGGCGCCCGCGCCGCCCTGGCCGCCGCCCGCGAGCACGGCGTGGCCGTCGCGGTCCTCAAGGAGGGCAGCCCCAGCTGCGGGCTGCACCGCGTCTACGACGGGTCGTTCACCGGCTCCACCGCGCCCGGGCCGGGCGTCACCGCCCGGCTGCTGGCCGACGCCGGCATCGCCGTCTTCACCGAGGACGAGATCGACGCGGCCGCCGCGCACCTGCGCGCCCTGGAGGCGCAGGACTGA
- a CDS encoding SAM-dependent methyltransferase, with protein MTSTPSGDGAPSGVDTTVAHSARVWNYWLGGKDNYPVDREAGEYVMQAYPEIVQAARADRAFLVRAVTHLVREEGVRQFLDVGTGLPTHHNTHEVAQAVAPEAKVVYVDNDPMVLAHARALLTGTDEGETRYIDADLREPEKVLEAARGLLDFERPIGLTILGTMGHFADIQEAQDIVGRYLDALPSGSFFALCDGTSTSEGMIVAAERWNETAALPYHLRTPAEIAGFFDGLELLDPGVVSATRWRPEPAEVGEVRDADQYCGLARKP; from the coding sequence ATGACCAGCACGCCTTCCGGCGACGGCGCCCCCTCCGGCGTGGACACCACGGTGGCGCATTCGGCGCGGGTGTGGAACTACTGGCTGGGCGGCAAGGACAACTACCCGGTCGACCGGGAGGCGGGCGAGTATGTGATGCAGGCCTACCCGGAGATCGTGCAGGCGGCCCGCGCCGACCGGGCGTTCCTGGTGCGCGCGGTCACCCACCTCGTCCGGGAGGAGGGCGTCCGGCAGTTCCTGGACGTCGGCACCGGGCTGCCCACGCACCACAACACCCATGAGGTGGCCCAGGCGGTCGCGCCGGAGGCCAAGGTGGTCTACGTGGACAACGACCCGATGGTGCTGGCGCACGCCCGCGCCCTGCTGACCGGCACCGATGAGGGAGAGACCCGCTACATCGATGCGGACCTGCGCGAGCCGGAGAAGGTGCTGGAGGCCGCGCGCGGCCTGCTCGACTTCGAGCGCCCGATCGGCCTGACCATCCTCGGCACCATGGGGCACTTCGCCGATATCCAAGAGGCCCAGGACATCGTCGGCCGCTATCTGGACGCGCTGCCCTCGGGCAGCTTCTTCGCCCTATGCGACGGCACCTCCACAAGCGAGGGGATGATCGTGGCGGCCGAGAGGTGGAACGAGACCGCCGCTCTCCCTTACCACCTGCGCACCCCGGCGGAGATCGCCGGCTTCTTCGACGGTCTGGAGCTGCTGGACCCGGGCGTCGTCTCCGCCACTCGGTGGCGCCCCGAACCGGCCGAGGTCGGTGAGGTCCGCGATGCCGACCAGTACTGCGGCCTGGCCCGCAAGCCCTGA
- a CDS encoding MarR family winged helix-turn-helix transcriptional regulator, giving the protein MAEHGAAAEEEKVRASVAWRPGSAIKQAEQALIAEKTRVLRPFGLTVPQYAALYALSLAPGASGARLARLCSVTPQSMTTVLKTLESRGLIERRPSPDHAQVLLTRLTEEGSALLAEADGAAVAVERRLLGAFTPEEADRLRSLLERATETLTARTA; this is encoded by the coding sequence ATGGCGGAACACGGCGCCGCGGCGGAGGAGGAGAAGGTCCGCGCCTCGGTGGCCTGGCGCCCCGGCAGCGCGATCAAGCAGGCCGAGCAGGCGCTCATCGCGGAGAAGACCCGGGTGCTGCGCCCGTTCGGGCTGACCGTCCCGCAGTACGCCGCGCTCTACGCGCTGTCGCTGGCGCCCGGCGCCTCGGGGGCGCGGCTGGCGCGGCTCTGCTCGGTCACCCCGCAGAGCATGACCACGGTCCTCAAGACCCTGGAGTCACGCGGCCTGATCGAGCGGCGCCCCTCCCCCGACCACGCCCAGGTCCTCCTCACCCGGCTGACCGAGGAGGGCTCCGCACTGCTCGCCGAGGCCGACGGCGCCGCGGTCGCGGTGGAGCGCCGCCTCCTCGGCGCCTTCACCCCCGAGGAGGCCGACCGGCTCCGCTCCCTGCTGGAACGCGCCACCGAGACGCTGACCGCCCGCACCGCCTAG
- a CDS encoding alpha/beta fold hydrolase, which yields MPTVDVPLSTGDSSVHYLRTGTGPGLVLVHGTGATAEANWAPVIEAAADRFTVVAPDLSGSGATTDPGGPITVEDLTAQVLGAAGHAGLDRFHLAGHSLGAVVATAVAGTAPDRVLSLTAHAGWVRTDPHMAFQFDLWLRLMRTDPGLQARLLQATAMGEETLRSRTAADFEAAAAGFAALLGGAADGFVRQVEADIAVDVAALLPAITAPTLLISGTDDRIVPPRHQEEQARLIPHAELLRLPGGHGLPFEAPEAFTAAVLGHLDRRPARSR from the coding sequence ATGCCCACCGTCGACGTCCCCCTTTCCACCGGCGACAGCAGCGTGCACTACCTGCGCACCGGGACCGGGCCCGGACTGGTGCTGGTGCACGGCACCGGCGCGACCGCGGAGGCCAACTGGGCGCCGGTCATCGAGGCCGCCGCGGACCGGTTCACCGTGGTCGCCCCGGACCTGTCCGGATCGGGGGCGACCACCGACCCCGGCGGGCCGATCACCGTCGAGGACCTGACCGCCCAGGTGCTGGGTGCGGCCGGGCACGCCGGGCTGGACCGGTTCCACCTGGCCGGCCATTCCCTGGGCGCGGTGGTGGCCACCGCCGTCGCCGGCACCGCACCGGACCGGGTGCTCTCGCTGACCGCGCACGCCGGGTGGGTCCGGACCGACCCGCACATGGCCTTCCAGTTCGACCTGTGGCTGCGGCTGATGCGTACCGACCCCGGGCTCCAGGCCCGGCTGCTGCAGGCCACCGCGATGGGGGAGGAGACGCTGCGCTCGCGCACCGCCGCCGACTTCGAGGCGGCCGCGGCCGGGTTCGCCGCGCTGCTGGGCGGGGCCGCGGACGGCTTCGTCCGCCAGGTCGAGGCGGACATCGCGGTGGACGTCGCCGCGCTGCTCCCCGCGATCACCGCGCCCACCCTGCTGATCTCCGGAACCGACGACCGCATCGTCCCGCCCCGGCACCAGGAGGAGCAGGCCCGGCTCATCCCGCACGCCGAACTGCTCCGGCTGCCCGGCGGCCACGGCCTGCCCTTCGAGGCGCCGGAGGCCTTCACCGCCGCCGTCCTGGGCCACCTGGACCGGCGGCCCGCCCGGTCCCGCTGA